The Cytophagales bacterium genomic interval TTTTCGGAGTTACGCAGGTAGAACAAAATAAAATATTGTTTGAAAGGATCGGTTATGAAATTGACCCCAGGTATGTGCTGATGAAATTCAGCTCTAAGCAGGGAATGCCTTTAAAATGGGATCAATTTAAAAGAGCATATAAAAACAAAAAAAGTTTTGTACTGGTAGTTTCAAAAGCCCAAATAGTGCATTTACCTTTTAAGATATTT includes:
- a CDS encoding YcxB family protein, which encodes FGVTQVEQNKILFERIGYEIDPRYVLMKFSSKQGMPLKWDQFKRAYKNKKSFVLVVSKAQIVHLPFKIFNNPNDVKLVETILKRKNLLK